A window of the Carassius gibelio isolate Cgi1373 ecotype wild population from Czech Republic chromosome B16, carGib1.2-hapl.c, whole genome shotgun sequence genome harbors these coding sequences:
- the spaca6 gene encoding sperm acrosome associated 6, translating to MFTMIVKLLLFSSVINTVYNCYQCFIDVDDSLRMCWGHVLTDYNIRNVDSCFKTLDRIFNNESRVIEAGKVGRGYDLMLKNILMAEIMPIVEEFDQQKNYDTVYESRLQAAANNFIAAASRLPRASECFPPCGFQVQGAVYNCVTCQYDSCEFPLDCPVKEIKVNENNRTQMWCKVPFLLPTDAEIIWRYSVERTVLMDRFDEVTVGVDPLYFIPSARPEHSGTYQCEIFSQEHSLVRIYYYLTVVPLAQIGHAELQGVFEQALLPGGRFPPLSSTDPFTLWLPSPALVTTCLTAMLLLVFLSLGALHWLSYQTGNNECDPAQETKLTEKKKYLIHC from the exons ATGTTTACAATGATCGTTAAACTGTTGCTTTTCAGCTCTGTAATTAACACAGTTTATAATTGCTATCAGTGCTTTATTGATGTCGACGACAGTCTTCGTATGTGCTGGGGCCACGTTCTCACCGACTACAATATAAGGAACGTAGACTCTTGTTTCAAAACACTCGATCGCATATTCAACAATGAATCGAGAGTAATTGAAGCAGGAAAAGTag GGAGAGGCTATGACTTGATGCTGAAGAATATCTTGATGGCTGAAATTATGCCTATAGTGGAGGAATTTGACCAGCAGAAAAATTATG ATACAGTTTATGAGTCCAGGCTACAGGCAGCAGCAAACAATTTCATTGCTGCAGCCTCAAGGCTGCCCAGAG CATCTGAATGTTTCCCCCCATGTG GTTTCCAGGTTCAAGGTGCTGTTTATAACTGCGTGACCTGTCAGTACGACTCCTGTGAGTTCCCGCTGGATTGCCCTG TGAAGGAAATCAAAGTAAACGAGAACAACAGGACTCAGATGTGGTGTAAGGTCCCTTTCCTGCTTCCCACAGATGCAGAGATAATCTGGAGATATTCAGTG GAGAGAACGGTGTTGATGGATCGGTTTGATGAGGTCACGGTTGGAGTGGACCCACTTTACTTCATCCCCTCTGCCCGGCCAGAGCACTCAGGCACCTACCAGTGTGAAATATTCTCCCAGGAGCACTCACTCGTCCGTATCTACTACTACCTCACCG TAGTCCCTTTGGCACAGATAGGCCATGCAGAACTACAGGGTGTCTTTGAACAGGCTCTCCTCCCAGGAGGCCGATTCCCTCCCCTGTCCTCTACAGATCCATTTACCTTATGGCTGCCCAGTCCTGCGCTTGTCACCACCTGTCTGACTGCAATGCTTCTGCTGGTCTTCTTAAGTCTAGg GGCACTACATTGGTTATCTTATCAGACTGGGAACAATGAGTGTGATCCAGCCCAGGAAACAAAACTCACAGAAAAGAAGAAATATTTGATTCACTGCTAA